From Streptomyces griseorubiginosus, one genomic window encodes:
- a CDS encoding glycosyltransferase family 4 protein, which translates to MDRKIAPRSRGLRIVLVSFACDPTRGSEPGIGWGWAEALAGRGHTVEVLTHPESDNVRHIKHRIEELGDVGERIRPHIIAEPREPRWTRLLPGPLSDMAAEVKRYDGWQRRALEYARDQGLDKADLVHHVSYGSLQGGSALHRLGPPLVFGPVGGGQVAPHSHRRYLGAAYRQEALRTWLWVRCLSRRPACRATLRDAALLLATNRDTERLAQDLSRTATRLMLADGIQESVVRQPAEAPLPRPDRPPTVLWVGRLHPRKTPELAVRAIARLRSEIPGVRLVILGDGPLRPSLEQLAVRLGVGESVEFRGLLPREQVFAACDEADVFLMTSLRDSSSTQTLEAWARGLPVVHLGHHGISDFSAPGGAVSVPLGDPADLPQRLACALSGVLEDHHIRRCMERAAPAWARKHTWAAKAETAEELYRAVLSERQPCSYQ; encoded by the coding sequence GTGGATAGGAAAATCGCACCGCGGTCCCGCGGACTGCGGATCGTGCTGGTCTCGTTCGCCTGCGACCCGACCCGCGGCAGCGAACCGGGCATCGGGTGGGGCTGGGCGGAGGCGCTCGCGGGCCGGGGGCACACCGTGGAGGTCCTGACGCACCCCGAGTCCGACAACGTGCGTCACATCAAGCACCGGATCGAGGAACTGGGGGACGTGGGCGAGCGCATCCGCCCGCACATCATCGCGGAACCCCGGGAGCCCCGGTGGACCCGGCTCCTGCCGGGCCCGCTGAGCGACATGGCGGCGGAGGTCAAGCGCTACGACGGCTGGCAGCGCCGCGCGCTGGAGTACGCCCGCGACCAGGGGCTCGACAAGGCCGACCTCGTGCACCACGTCTCCTACGGCTCCCTCCAGGGCGGCTCCGCGCTGCACCGCCTCGGGCCGCCCCTGGTGTTCGGTCCCGTCGGCGGTGGCCAGGTCGCGCCCCACAGTCACCGGCGCTACCTGGGCGCCGCCTACCGGCAGGAGGCGTTGCGGACCTGGCTGTGGGTCCGCTGTCTGAGCCGTCGCCCCGCATGTCGCGCGACGCTTCGCGATGCCGCGCTGCTTTTGGCCACCAACCGGGACACCGAGCGACTGGCCCAGGACCTGAGCCGTACCGCTACCCGGCTGATGCTGGCCGACGGCATCCAGGAGTCGGTCGTACGGCAACCGGCCGAGGCGCCGTTGCCCCGGCCGGACCGCCCGCCCACCGTGCTCTGGGTCGGCAGACTGCACCCGCGCAAGACCCCTGAGCTGGCCGTCCGGGCGATCGCGCGGCTGCGGTCGGAGATCCCGGGCGTGCGCCTCGTGATCCTCGGCGACGGACCACTGCGACCGTCCCTGGAACAGCTCGCGGTACGCCTTGGAGTGGGGGAATCCGTCGAGTTCCGGGGCCTGTTGCCGCGGGAGCAGGTTTTCGCCGCCTGCGACGAGGCGGACGTGTTCCTGATGACGAGCCTGCGGGACTCCTCCAGCACCCAGACCCTGGAGGCGTGGGCCCGGGGTCTGCCCGTCGTCCATCTGGGCCACCACGGCATCAGTGACTTCTCGGCGCCGGGCGGGGCGGTGTCGGTGCCGCTCGGCGATCCCGCCGATCTGCCCCAGCGCCTCGCCTGCGCGCTGAGCGGCGTACTGGAGGACCACCACATCCGCCGCTGCATGGAGCGGGCGGCGCCGGCGTGGGCGCGGAAACACACCTGGGCGGCGAAGGCCGAGACCGCCGAGGAGCTTTATCGCGCCGTTCTGTCCGAGAGGCAACCATGCTCGTATCAGTGA